In one Persephonella hydrogeniphila genomic region, the following are encoded:
- a CDS encoding gp53-like domain-containing protein has product LVAIGNYPETYKPVLSQGSGNDMYIRFIMEVENVDSVQLKIDPAIVLASRKYVDDEITAHDTSSTSHADIRTEIDNIKNGNTTVGNADKLDGLNSVNFIKALFHAGAVANTDLNSLVEAQTVYCDTTNTNLPSSYAGYLLVFGNGSNRIGQLFLSQDGNLYFRRSDDGVNWSPWGKVWFNGNDGVNSGLDADLLRGLPADFGSSLASSGYQKLPSGLIIQWGIVPRGSNDGTISVAFPIAFPNSVFGVGVSANSIGLTDARISRVHNVSLTGFDSVVDYFNTARDAGYSEFWVAIGY; this is encoded by the coding sequence CTGGTTGCAATCGGAAATTATCCCGAGACTTACAAGCCTGTATTGTCTCAAGGCTCAGGCAATGATATGTATATACGCTTTATTATGGAAGTTGAGAATGTAGATTCAGTTCAGCTCAAGATAGATCCTGCAATTGTTTTGGCGAGTAGGAAATATGTAGATGATGAGATAACAGCTCACGATACAAGCTCAACATCTCATGCAGATATAAGAACAGAAATAGATAACATAAAAAATGGAAATACAACTGTTGGAAATGCAGATAAACTGGATGGATTAAACAGTGTAAATTTCATTAAAGCTCTTTTTCACGCAGGAGCAGTGGCAAATACTGATTTAAACAGTCTTGTTGAGGCACAAACTGTATATTGCGATACTACAAACACAAATTTGCCAAGTTCCTATGCTGGGTATCTCCTTGTTTTTGGAAACGGCTCAAACAGAATTGGACAATTATTCCTGTCACAAGATGGAAATCTATATTTCCGAAGATCGGACGATGGGGTTAACTGGAGCCCGTGGGGGAAGGTGTGGTTCAATGGAAATGACGGCGTCAACTCTGGACTTGATGCTGACCTTCTCCGTGGGCTACCTGCTGATTTTGGAAGTTCTTTGGCAAGCAGTGGGTATCAAAAATTACCAAGTGGGCTTATTATTCAATGGGGAATAGTTCCGAGAGGTAGCAACGATGGTACTATCAGCGTTGCTTTTCCAATAGCATTTCCCAACTCTGTTTTTGGTGTCGGAGTATCAGCAAACTCTATAGGTTTAACCGACGCCAGAATTTCCAGAGTACACAATGTGTCTTTAACTGGCTTTGATTCGGTTGTTGATTATTTTAACACCGCCAGAGACGCGGGCTATTCTGAGTTTTGGGTAGCAATAGGCTACTAA